Proteins co-encoded in one Thermodesulfobacteriota bacterium genomic window:
- the gltX gene encoding glutamate--tRNA ligase, with protein sequence MTVRTRFAPSPTGHLHIGGARTALFNWLFARRHGGEFILRVEDTDAARSTEEATQAILDGMEWLGLDWDEGPFLQSKRFNIYKEHAERLLKEKKGYRCWCTPEELEERRKQAMAEGRAPRYDRRCSERSDTPDGPSAVRFRVPPGKSIIKDLIKGTVAIEHEEIEDLVILRSDGSPTYNLCVVVDEAEMRITHVIRGDDHLNNTPKQILLYEAFGYPVPEFAHLPMILGSDGKRLSKRHGATSVTAYRDEGFLPHALINYLARLGWSHGDQEIFSMDELIEKFSLDNVGKSSGVFNPEKLLWLNHHYIKEARPEDLIGPLKLFLKEGEADDPRLPAIIKTTQERAKTLVEMAEGSRFYFEEEVTYEEKAGKKFLTPDRVEIFKLIIERLEGLDAFGETEIEAAFQAILDEKELKLGKLAQPVRVALTGGTVSPGIFETLAAMGKEMALRKLKRAVETIEEKAG encoded by the coding sequence ATGACAGTACGCACACGTTTTGCGCCGAGCCCTACGGGGCATCTGCATATCGGCGGGGCTCGGACGGCCCTTTTTAACTGGCTCTTCGCGAGGCGGCATGGGGGGGAGTTTATCTTGAGGGTGGAGGACACCGACGCGGCCCGCTCGACAGAGGAGGCTACTCAAGCCATACTCGACGGCATGGAGTGGCTCGGGCTCGACTGGGACGAGGGGCCGTTCTTACAGAGTAAGAGGTTTAACATTTATAAGGAACACGCCGAGAGGCTGCTTAAGGAAAAAAAAGGCTATCGCTGCTGGTGCACGCCAGAGGAGTTGGAGGAGCGGAGGAAGCAGGCCATGGCCGAAGGCCGTGCTCCCCGCTACGACAGGAGGTGCAGTGAGAGGAGCGACACTCCCGACGGCCCCTCGGCCGTGAGGTTCCGGGTACCTCCGGGTAAGAGCATTATAAAGGACCTCATAAAGGGCACGGTCGCTATCGAGCACGAGGAGATAGAGGACCTTGTAATCTTAAGGAGCGACGGCTCGCCGACCTATAACTTGTGCGTCGTGGTTGACGAGGCGGAGATGCGGATAACGCACGTCATAAGAGGCGACGACCATCTGAATAACACGCCGAAGCAGATACTCCTTTACGAGGCGTTCGGCTACCCGGTCCCCGAGTTCGCGCACCTGCCGATGATACTCGGCTCGGACGGCAAGCGCCTTTCGAAGCGCCACGGCGCGACCTCGGTTACGGCTTACAGGGATGAGGGCTTTCTTCCGCACGCTCTGATTAACTACCTGGCGCGGCTCGGCTGGTCTCACGGCGACCAGGAGATATTCTCCATGGATGAGCTTATAGAGAAGTTCTCGCTTGATAACGTGGGCAAGTCTTCCGGCGTCTTCAACCCGGAGAAGCTCCTGTGGCTTAACCACCACTATATAAAGGAGGCCCGGCCCGAGGATTTAATCGGGCCGTTAAAACTTTTCCTAAAGGAGGGCGAGGCCGACGACCCGAGGCTTCCGGCGATAATAAAAACCACGCAGGAGCGGGCCAAGACGCTCGTGGAGATGGCCGAAGGTTCGCGTTTTTACTTCGAAGAGGAGGTCACTTACGAGGAGAAGGCAGGGAAGAAGTTCTTGACTCCCGATAGGGTTGAGATCTTCAAACTAATAATCGAACGGCTTGAGGGGTTGGATGCTTTCGGCGAAACCGAAATAGAGGCTGCGTTTCAGGCGATACTGGACGAGAAGGAACTAAAACTCGGCAAGCTCGCCCAGCCCGTGCGCGTGGCGCTAACCGGCGGCACGGTAAGCCCCGGCATCTTCGAGACACTCGCGGCGATGGGTAAAGAGATGGCATTAAGAAAGCTCAAAAGGGCGGTGGAGACAATTGAAGAGAAGGCGGGGTGA